From Acidihalobacter aeolianus, a single genomic window includes:
- the scpB gene encoding SMC-Scp complex subunit ScpB — protein MSTLSNLREIIEAALLAAGQPMTLDRLQRLFEGDPGAPDRSTLRQALDELAQDCSTRCYELQEVASGYRLQIKPAYTSWIQRMWEEKPPRYSRATLETLALVAYRQPITRGEIEAVRGVSVSSHILKGLQERDWIKVVGHREVPGRPALYATTRSFLDYFGLKSLDELPPLAEFTDLDGLHPQLDLGDPETIGADVADVEDRQGESPQSTDEDEA, from the coding sequence GTGAGCACGCTTTCGAATCTGCGCGAGATCATCGAGGCGGCCCTGTTGGCCGCTGGCCAGCCGATGACTCTGGACCGTCTGCAGCGTCTGTTCGAAGGCGATCCGGGCGCACCAGATCGCAGTACCCTGCGTCAGGCCTTGGACGAACTGGCCCAGGATTGTTCGACGCGCTGTTACGAGCTGCAGGAGGTGGCCAGCGGCTATCGCCTGCAGATCAAGCCTGCGTATACGTCCTGGATCCAGCGCATGTGGGAGGAAAAGCCGCCGCGTTATTCGCGTGCGACGCTGGAAACCCTGGCGCTGGTTGCCTACCGCCAGCCGATCACGCGTGGCGAGATCGAGGCCGTGCGCGGCGTCAGTGTCAGCAGTCACATTCTCAAGGGACTGCAGGAGCGGGACTGGATCAAGGTGGTGGGGCATCGCGAAGTTCCCGGGCGTCCGGCGCTGTATGCCACCACGCGGAGCTTTCTGGATTATTTCGGCCTGAAGTCCCTGGACGAACTGCCGCCGCTCGCCGAGTTCACCGATCTGGACGGTTTGCACCCCCAACTCGATCTGGGCGATCCGGAAACGATCGGTGCGGACGTGGCCGACGTGGAGGACCGCCAAGGGGAATCGCCGCAGTCGACGGACGAGGATGAGGCTTGA
- the prmB gene encoding 50S ribosomal protein L3 N(5)-glutamine methyltransferase, which yields MEINETAIGELTTLRDLMRWAASRFAEAGIACGHGMANELDEAVYLVLHALYLPPDLDPAWFDARLTAAERTEALTLIARRIDERRPAAYLTHEAWFCGLPFYVDERVLVPRSPIAELIEAAFEPWIDPARVTRVLDVGTGSGCIGIACAYAFPGIEVDLVDISPEALEVAQINVERHDLKDRVHTVLSDGLSAIGDETYDIIVSNPPYVDAEDMSGLAPEFRCEPELGLAAGEEGLDVVVPLVEQAVAHLNPGGILVVEVGNSAAALERRLDGWPLTWVEFERGGGGVFLLTREQIETAMGHA from the coding sequence ATGGAGATCAACGAGACCGCCATCGGCGAGCTGACGACGCTGCGCGACCTGATGCGCTGGGCCGCGAGCCGTTTTGCCGAGGCGGGCATCGCATGCGGGCATGGCATGGCGAACGAACTCGATGAGGCCGTCTATCTCGTTCTGCATGCGCTGTATCTGCCGCCGGATCTCGACCCGGCCTGGTTCGACGCGCGTCTGACTGCGGCAGAGCGTACGGAGGCCCTTACCCTGATTGCACGCCGCATCGATGAACGGCGCCCGGCCGCCTACCTGACCCATGAGGCCTGGTTCTGCGGTCTTCCCTTCTACGTGGACGAACGCGTGCTGGTGCCGCGTTCCCCGATTGCCGAATTGATCGAGGCGGCCTTCGAGCCCTGGATCGACCCCGCCAGGGTAACTCGGGTGCTGGATGTCGGTACCGGCAGCGGCTGCATCGGCATCGCCTGCGCGTACGCCTTTCCCGGGATCGAAGTCGATCTGGTCGATATTTCCCCCGAAGCGCTTGAAGTGGCACAGATCAATGTCGAGCGTCACGATCTGAAGGACCGCGTACACACTGTGCTTTCCGATGGCTTGTCCGCAATCGGCGATGAGACCTATGACATCATCGTGAGCAATCCGCCTTACGTCGATGCCGAGGACATGAGCGGTCTGGCGCCGGAATTTCGCTGCGAGCCGGAACTGGGCCTCGCGGCAGGCGAAGAGGGTCTGGACGTGGTCGTGCCGCTGGTGGAACAGGCGGTAGCGCATCTCAATCCGGGCGGCATTCTGGTCGTCGAGGTGGGCAACAGCGCTGCTGCGTTGGAACGTCGCCTGGACGGCTGGCCGTTGACCTGGGTCGAGTTCGAGCGAGGAGGCGGCGGTGTGTTCCTGCTGACCCGCGAGCAGATTGAAACCGCCATGGGGCACGCCTAA
- a CDS encoding segregation and condensation protein A: MSSDAPSEPSTTQAAPAGHAQSELPFALVWGEPLSNPPQDLYIPPDALEVFLEAFEGPLDLLLYLIKRQNLNILDIPIAEVTRQYVEYIALMQELRLELAAEYLVMAAVLAEIKSRMLLPRPAEAEDDDADPRAELVRRLQEYERIRRAAEEIDALPRLERDYLVAGAEPPPREAARPEPEVSLREMLYALREVLGRAQMFSHHHIQREPLSVRERMSRVLAGLSDEFVEFSGFFAPEEGRRGVVVTLLAMLELLKDHLIELVQNAPFTPIYVKRAER; the protein is encoded by the coding sequence ATGAGTTCCGACGCACCCTCCGAACCGAGTACGACCCAGGCTGCTCCCGCCGGTCACGCGCAGTCCGAACTGCCCTTCGCCCTAGTCTGGGGCGAGCCGCTGTCCAATCCGCCGCAGGACCTCTACATCCCGCCGGATGCGCTGGAGGTCTTCCTGGAGGCCTTCGAAGGGCCGCTGGACCTGCTGCTGTACCTGATCAAGCGGCAAAATCTCAACATCCTCGACATCCCGATCGCCGAAGTCACGCGCCAGTATGTTGAATACATCGCGCTGATGCAGGAGCTGAGGCTGGAGCTGGCCGCGGAATATCTGGTGATGGCCGCCGTGCTTGCGGAAATCAAATCGCGCATGCTGCTGCCGAGGCCCGCCGAGGCGGAAGACGACGATGCCGATCCCCGGGCCGAACTGGTACGCCGCCTGCAGGAGTACGAGCGCATCCGTCGGGCTGCCGAGGAGATCGATGCGCTGCCGCGTCTCGAGCGCGATTATCTGGTGGCCGGCGCCGAGCCGCCGCCACGCGAGGCCGCGCGTCCCGAACCGGAGGTTTCGTTGCGCGAGATGCTCTATGCCTTACGCGAGGTGCTGGGGCGTGCGCAGATGTTCAGCCACCATCACATTCAGCGCGAACCTCTGTCGGTGCGCGAGCGCATGTCGCGCGTGCTGGCCGGGTTGAGCGACGAATTCGTCGAATTCAGCGGGTTTTTCGCCCCGGAGGAAGGGCGCCGCGGCGTGGTGGTCACGCTGTTGGCGATGCTGGAACTGCTCAAGGACCATCTGATCGAGCTGGTACAGAATGCTCCCTTCACTCCGATCTACGTCAAACGCGCCGAACGCTGA
- a CDS encoding tryptophan--tRNA ligase: protein MSSVLVPNQRVLSGMRPTGRIHLGHYHGVVKNWVELQHTHECFFFVADWHALTTHYEDLSHLEDNTREMVIDWLAAGINPGSATMFVQSWVPEHAELHLLLSMITPLGWLERVPSFKDQQEQLKDRDLATYGFLGYPLLQSADILIYKAGLVPVGEDQVPHLEITREIARRFNHLYGREPDFAERAEQAIAKMGKKNARLYRDLRRRYQEQGETEAIEIARALLESQQNLSIGDRDRLFGYLEGSGRIILPEPQALLTRSSKLPGLDGRKMSKSYHNTISLRDAPADVEKNIRTMPTDPARVRRTDPGDPEKCPVWQFHQVYSGQDVMEWVQAGCRSAGIGCLDCKQPVIDAVLGELAPIQERAREYEADPSLVQNVLNEGTEAARDVAEETMTEVRRAMGLAYR from the coding sequence GTGAGTTCCGTTCTGGTACCCAATCAACGTGTGTTGTCGGGCATGCGCCCGACGGGCCGCATCCATCTCGGGCATTACCACGGCGTGGTCAAAAATTGGGTCGAACTGCAGCACACGCACGAGTGCTTCTTTTTCGTGGCCGACTGGCACGCGCTGACCACGCACTACGAGGATCTGAGCCATCTTGAGGACAATACCCGCGAGATGGTGATCGACTGGCTTGCCGCGGGCATCAACCCGGGTTCGGCGACCATGTTCGTGCAGTCCTGGGTGCCCGAGCACGCTGAGCTGCATCTGCTGCTGTCGATGATCACCCCGCTTGGCTGGCTGGAGCGGGTACCGAGCTTCAAGGACCAGCAGGAGCAGCTCAAGGATCGCGACCTCGCCACCTACGGTTTTCTCGGTTATCCGTTGCTGCAGAGCGCCGATATCCTGATCTACAAGGCGGGGCTGGTGCCGGTCGGCGAGGATCAGGTGCCGCATCTGGAAATCACCCGCGAGATCGCGCGGCGCTTCAATCATCTCTACGGACGCGAGCCCGACTTTGCGGAGCGCGCCGAACAGGCGATCGCCAAGATGGGCAAGAAGAACGCCCGTCTGTATCGCGACCTGCGTCGACGCTACCAGGAACAGGGCGAGACGGAGGCGATCGAGATCGCCCGCGCCCTGCTCGAGTCGCAGCAGAATCTGTCGATCGGCGACCGCGATCGCCTGTTCGGCTATCTCGAAGGTTCCGGACGCATTATCCTGCCCGAGCCGCAGGCGCTGCTGACGCGTTCCTCGAAGCTGCCCGGACTCGACGGCCGCAAGATGTCCAAGTCCTATCACAACACCATCTCCCTACGCGACGCGCCGGCTGACGTGGAAAAAAACATACGCACCATGCCAACCGATCCGGCACGCGTACGCCGGACCGATCCGGGCGATCCCGAGAAATGTCCCGTATGGCAGTTTCATCAGGTCTACTCCGGGCAGGACGTGATGGAATGGGTGCAGGCCGGATGCCGCAGTGCCGGTATTGGCTGTCTGGACTGCAAGCAGCCGGTGATCGATGCGGTGCTGGGTGAGCTCGCACCGATTCAGGAGCGTGCGCGCGAATACGAGGCCGATCCCTCGCTGGTACAGAACGTACTCAACGAAGGTACCGAAGCCGCCCGCGACGTGGCCGAGGAAACGATGACCGAGGTGCGTCGCGCCATGGGTCTGGCCTACCGCTGA
- a CDS encoding GtrA family protein yields the protein MTLALRYALFAAIATLANLLAQEGVLDAGPGLPYRLYLAMAVGTLVGLYVKYVLDKRYIFAYRTRDAAHDLRTFILYAASGAFTTIVFWGSELGAYHLVGTHAARIAGAIVGLAIGYWIKYRLDRRFAFAPAGAAAG from the coding sequence ATGACCCTGGCGCTCCGCTACGCCCTGTTCGCAGCCATCGCCACCCTGGCGAACCTGCTCGCTCAGGAAGGCGTGCTGGACGCCGGACCGGGGCTGCCTTATCGCCTGTATCTGGCGATGGCGGTGGGCACGCTCGTCGGCCTGTATGTGAAATATGTGCTCGACAAACGCTATATCTTTGCCTATCGGACTCGCGACGCCGCCCACGATCTGCGCACTTTCATCCTGTATGCGGCTAGCGGGGCGTTCACCACGATCGTGTTCTGGGGTAGCGAACTCGGTGCGTATCACCTGGTCGGCACCCATGCCGCGCGCATTGCCGGTGCGATAGTCGGCCTGGCGATCGGATACTGGATCAAATACCGTCTGGACCGTCGCTTCGCTTTTGCGCCCGCCGGTGCAGCCGCCGGTTGA
- a CDS encoding L-threonylcarbamoyladenylate synthase, which yields MSQHFDVHPTSPQPRLVRQAVDILSRGGVIVYPTDSCYALGCLIGDKSAQERIRRIRRIEQNHHFTLVCRDLSEISIYAKVSDQSYRLMKALTPGPYTFLLPATREVPRRLQNPKRKTIGLRVPDNAVTQALLTELGAPLMSTTLWLPGDALPHSAGYEIRERLEHDVDLVIDSGTCGVEPTTVVDLDVDPPRVLRQGKGEIGHLLTE from the coding sequence ATGAGTCAGCATTTCGATGTGCATCCCACCAGCCCGCAACCGAGGCTGGTGCGTCAGGCGGTGGATATCCTGTCCCGCGGCGGCGTTATCGTCTATCCGACGGACTCCTGCTATGCGCTGGGCTGCCTGATCGGCGACAAGTCGGCCCAGGAACGAATCAGGCGCATCCGGCGGATCGAGCAGAATCACCATTTCACGCTGGTGTGTCGGGATCTTTCCGAGATATCGATCTACGCGAAGGTCAGTGACCAGTCCTACCGCCTGATGAAGGCCTTGACGCCCGGGCCGTATACGTTCCTGCTGCCCGCCACGCGCGAGGTCCCGCGCAGACTTCAGAATCCCAAGCGTAAGACTATCGGTCTGCGGGTGCCCGACAATGCGGTGACGCAGGCGTTGCTCACTGAATTGGGGGCGCCGTTGATGAGTACCACGTTGTGGCTGCCAGGGGATGCCTTGCCGCATAGCGCGGGCTACGAAATTCGTGAGCGATTGGAGCATGACGTCGATTTGGTGATCGACAGCGGTACCTGCGGTGTGGAGCCGACGACCGTAGTCGATCTCGATGTGGATCCGCCGCGCGTCCTGCGCCAGGGCAAGGGCGAAATCGGGCACCTGTTGACCGAATGA
- a CDS encoding foldase protein PrsA, whose protein sequence is MNRSFVWLGASLVLSTVLLAGCQSHKSDTSNEASSAPNSHIVATVNGQPITLAQYDNYKSGRALQMPNVKLSRKALVEELVDMELLKQAAVSAGIDKRPQIQAKVEENTANILIQALLREKFGHPNYSDAELKKTYEQVVAQSSGTEYKASHILVKTKAEAEKIIQQLNKGANFAALAKKDSIAPSAPQGGELGWFTADTMVPPFTAAVEKLKKGEYTKTPVHTRFGWHVILLQDTRKLNPPPFDQVKSRIENLLTQQAIQKYVGDLRAKAKITTDLGNIPMAATVAKPTIVNPPAIKETTGETRTN, encoded by the coding sequence ATGAACCGATCCTTTGTCTGGCTGGGTGCCAGTCTTGTTCTATCCACCGTCCTGCTCGCGGGCTGCCAATCACACAAGAGCGACACCTCAAACGAGGCCTCCAGCGCCCCGAATAGTCACATCGTCGCAACAGTCAATGGCCAGCCCATCACGCTGGCCCAGTACGACAACTACAAATCCGGCCGAGCCCTGCAGATGCCGAACGTCAAACTCAGCCGCAAGGCGTTGGTAGAGGAGCTGGTTGACATGGAACTCCTCAAACAGGCTGCCGTCTCCGCTGGCATCGACAAGCGCCCGCAGATCCAGGCCAAGGTGGAAGAAAACACCGCCAACATTCTGATCCAGGCGCTTCTGAGAGAGAAATTCGGCCACCCCAACTACAGCGATGCCGAGCTCAAAAAGACCTACGAACAGGTCGTCGCACAATCCAGCGGCACCGAGTACAAGGCCAGCCACATCCTGGTCAAGACCAAGGCCGAAGCCGAGAAAATCATTCAGCAGCTAAACAAGGGTGCCAACTTCGCAGCGCTCGCCAAGAAAGATTCCATTGCCCCGTCAGCCCCTCAGGGCGGCGAACTCGGTTGGTTCACCGCAGACACCATGGTGCCGCCTTTCACCGCCGCGGTAGAGAAGCTCAAGAAAGGTGAATACACCAAGACACCGGTACACACGCGCTTCGGCTGGCACGTGATCCTCCTGCAGGACACACGCAAGCTCAATCCGCCACCGTTCGATCAGGTCAAGTCGAGAATTGAGAATCTGCTGACGCAACAGGCCATCCAGAAGTATGTCGGCGACCTGCGCGCCAAGGCCAAGATCACTACCGATCTCGGCAACATCCCAATGGCAGCGACAGTAGCCAAACCCACCATCGTGAATCCGCCTGCGATCAAGGAAACCACCGGGGAAACGCGGACCAACTGA
- a CDS encoding septation protein A yields the protein MKLLFDFFPVLLFFLVYKFYGSIPPEVIHAINPLLPLTLTPGDHADAIFMATAVAIIASFLQVGLYWLRHRRFETMHLVSLALITVFGGATLAFHDPLFIKWKPTILNWLFAAAFLVSHLIGRRTLVERMMSHAVTVPGEIWRRLNMGWIVFFIISGALNIWVAYRFSQETWVDFKMFGMLGLSVLFIIAQAFYLARFMQDTQADEEV from the coding sequence ATGAAGCTGCTTTTTGATTTTTTCCCGGTTTTACTGTTTTTCCTGGTCTACAAGTTCTATGGATCGATCCCGCCTGAGGTCATCCATGCCATCAATCCGCTGTTGCCGCTGACCCTCACACCTGGCGACCATGCGGATGCCATTTTCATGGCCACGGCAGTCGCCATCATCGCCTCATTCCTGCAGGTCGGTCTCTACTGGCTGCGTCATCGCCGTTTCGAGACCATGCATCTTGTCTCTCTGGCGCTCATTACCGTATTCGGCGGCGCCACACTGGCCTTCCATGACCCGCTGTTCATCAAATGGAAGCCGACGATTCTGAACTGGTTGTTCGCCGCCGCGTTCCTGGTCAGCCATCTGATCGGACGGCGCACCCTGGTCGAACGCATGATGTCGCATGCGGTCACGGTGCCAGGGGAAATCTGGCGACGCCTGAATATGGGCTGGATCGTCTTTTTCATCATATCCGGCGCCCTCAACATCTGGGTCGCCTATCGTTTCAGCCAGGAAACCTGGGTTGACTTCAAGATGTTCGGAATGCTCGGGCTGAGCGTGCTGTTCATCATCGCGCAAGCCTTCTATCTCGCCCGCTTCATGCAGGACACCCAGGCCGACGAGGAAGTCTGA
- a CDS encoding SDR family NAD(P)-dependent oxidoreductase, which produces MPLDELAIRQYEPTPPLLEGRVILITGAGDGIGRAVSLACAAHGATVILLGKTVKKLEAVYDEIESQGGLQPAIYPMNLEGATAKDYADLTDNIAGEFGQLHGLVNNAGWIGALTPFKHYDVELWAKVMAVNLHAPFLLTRACLPLLERAEDPAIVFSTHHCQRAYWGGYGIAKAGQKGMLDILAAEYDAESNHPMRVNGIDTGPVITRERRAHYPGEKIDAHPKPEAMVGPYLYFLGPDSRGITGTDFECQPGKL; this is translated from the coding sequence ATGCCTCTGGACGAGCTTGCGATCAGACAATACGAACCCACCCCGCCGCTTCTCGAAGGACGTGTCATTCTCATCACCGGCGCCGGCGACGGTATCGGTCGTGCCGTGTCGCTTGCCTGTGCCGCGCACGGCGCCACCGTGATCCTGCTCGGTAAGACCGTGAAGAAGCTCGAAGCCGTTTACGACGAGATCGAGAGCCAGGGAGGCCTGCAGCCGGCGATCTATCCGATGAACCTCGAGGGCGCCACCGCCAAGGACTACGCCGACCTGACGGACAATATTGCCGGCGAATTCGGCCAACTCCACGGACTGGTCAACAATGCCGGCTGGATCGGGGCGCTCACCCCTTTCAAGCACTATGACGTGGAATTATGGGCCAAGGTCATGGCCGTCAATCTGCATGCACCCTTCCTGCTCACTCGTGCCTGCCTGCCATTGCTCGAACGCGCCGAAGATCCAGCGATCGTCTTTTCCACGCATCACTGCCAGCGTGCCTATTGGGGCGGATATGGCATCGCCAAGGCCGGACAAAAGGGCATGCTCGATATCCTCGCCGCCGAATACGATGCCGAGAGCAACCACCCGATGCGCGTCAACGGCATCGACACTGGCCCGGTTATCACTCGTGAACGTCGCGCCCACTACCCGGGCGAAAAGATCGACGCCCACCCGAAGCCCGAGGCCATGGTGGGACCCTATCTGTATTTCCTGGGTCCGGATAGTCGCGGCATCACGGGAACCGACTTCGAATGTCAGCCGGGCAAACTGTAA
- the moaB gene encoding molybdenum cofactor biosynthesis protein B, producing the protein MDPSIPFIPLDIAVLTISDSRTEVDDTSGQVLVQRIEQAGHRVAERRIVKDDIYQIRAVLSQWIANPEINAVVTTGGTGVTGRDGTPEAVKPLLDKKIEGFGELFRMLSYEEIKTSSLQSRAVAGVANATYIFCLPGSSGACRTGWDRLIEAQLDHRTRPCNLVMLMPRLLER; encoded by the coding sequence GTGGACCCATCCATCCCATTTATCCCGCTCGACATTGCCGTGCTCACCATCTCCGACAGCCGTACCGAGGTCGACGACACATCGGGACAGGTGCTCGTGCAACGCATCGAGCAAGCCGGACACCGCGTGGCCGAACGGCGCATCGTCAAGGACGACATCTACCAGATACGCGCCGTCCTGTCGCAGTGGATCGCCAATCCCGAGATCAATGCCGTGGTCACCACCGGCGGGACCGGCGTGACCGGGCGCGACGGTACGCCGGAGGCGGTCAAACCGCTTCTGGACAAGAAGATCGAGGGTTTCGGAGAGCTGTTCCGCATGCTCTCGTACGAGGAAATCAAGACTTCAAGCCTGCAGTCGAGAGCGGTCGCGGGCGTGGCCAACGCCACCTACATCTTCTGTCTGCCGGGATCGTCCGGGGCCTGCCGCACCGGGTGGGACCGCCTGATCGAGGCGCAACTGGATCACCGTACACGACCCTGCAATCTGGTGATGCTGATGCCGCGTCTGCTCGAGCGCTGA
- the rluB gene encoding 23S rRNA pseudouridine(2605) synthase RluB: MNDSVPPERLQKLLARAGLGSRREIEGWIAAGEIAVNGEVATLGTRARPSDRVTRLGRPLALLRRVAQAPRTIAYFKPEGEISTRKDPEGRPSAFARLPRGRWVGVGRLDINTSGLLLFTSDGELAHRLMHPSSGVEREYAVRVRGEVDDAQLARLREGVSLDDGPASFDEVTDAGGSGGANRWFHVVIKEGRKREVRRLWEAVGATVSRLIRVRYGPVRLGRVLRAGRWRELEGAELAELYRAAGLEPPGAEAPPPRPARRPRSPGRR, encoded by the coding sequence ATGAACGATAGTGTACCGCCCGAGAGGTTGCAGAAGTTGCTGGCGCGCGCCGGTCTGGGTTCGCGACGCGAGATCGAGGGCTGGATTGCCGCGGGCGAAATCGCCGTGAACGGCGAGGTCGCCACATTGGGTACCCGCGCCCGCCCCAGTGACCGCGTGACCCGGCTCGGGCGGCCATTGGCCCTGTTGCGACGTGTCGCCCAGGCTCCACGCACCATTGCCTATTTCAAACCAGAGGGCGAAATCAGCACGCGCAAGGACCCGGAAGGGCGCCCTAGCGCCTTCGCCCGGCTGCCGCGCGGTCGTTGGGTCGGGGTGGGCCGTCTGGACATCAATACCTCCGGACTGTTGCTGTTCACGAGCGATGGGGAATTGGCCCATCGGCTGATGCATCCCTCGAGTGGCGTCGAGCGCGAATATGCGGTGCGCGTGCGCGGCGAGGTTGACGACGCGCAGCTCGCGCGCCTGCGTGAGGGCGTCAGCCTAGACGATGGTCCGGCCTCGTTCGACGAGGTCACCGACGCTGGCGGCAGTGGAGGGGCCAATCGCTGGTTCCACGTCGTGATCAAGGAGGGCCGCAAACGTGAGGTCAGGCGGCTGTGGGAGGCGGTGGGTGCGACCGTCAGTCGGCTGATTCGCGTCCGCTACGGACCCGTGCGTCTGGGGCGCGTGCTGCGAGCCGGTCGCTGGCGCGAGCTGGAAGGTGCCGAACTGGCGGAACTGTACCGCGCCGCCGGCCTCGAACCGCCCGGTGCGGAAGCGCCGCCGCCCCGACCGGCTCGCCGCCCGCGCAGTCCGGGCCGACGCTGA
- a CDS encoding YciI family protein has translation MLYIIYAHDHADSLQKRLSARPAHVARLQQLLDEGRLVLGGPMPAIDNEDPGPAGFSGSVIVAEFDSLGEARTWADADPYVAAGVYASVEVKPFRQTFP, from the coding sequence ATGCTCTACATCATCTATGCCCACGACCATGCCGACAGCCTGCAGAAACGGCTCAGCGCCCGGCCTGCACACGTGGCGCGACTGCAGCAATTACTGGATGAAGGCCGTCTTGTGCTCGGAGGCCCCATGCCCGCCATCGACAATGAAGATCCTGGCCCGGCCGGCTTCAGCGGCAGCGTAATCGTCGCCGAATTCGACTCCCTGGGAGAAGCGCGCACCTGGGCCGACGCCGACCCCTATGTAGCCGCAGGCGTCTATGCCAGCGTCGAGGTCAAACCCTTTCGCCAAACCTTTCCTTAG
- a CDS encoding endonuclease III domain-containing protein: protein MRKRRRPDRLAARAVRADAEAGMAMTCRLDTAQVERVYERLFDAYGEQHWWPADTPFEVMLGAILTQNTSWQNVEKALDRLRGAVLLDAESLLSMPREVLADHLRPAGYYNLKAGRLAAFLAWYCEQGGYAALNALETAELRSGLLGVHGIGPETADDMLLYAFGRPVFVIDAYTRRLFGRLGMLPPDAPYESLRGAFEAAIPADARHYGEWHALIVAHAKSACRSRPVCAECPLRGLCPAALRQEAVGRPLYSN, encoded by the coding sequence GTGCGGAAGCGCCGCCGCCCCGACCGGCTCGCCGCCCGCGCAGTCCGGGCCGACGCTGAGGCCGGCATGGCCATGACCTGCCGGCTCGACACCGCGCAGGTCGAGCGCGTTTACGAACGTCTGTTCGATGCCTATGGCGAGCAGCACTGGTGGCCGGCCGACACGCCCTTCGAGGTGATGCTCGGAGCCATACTGACCCAGAACACGAGTTGGCAGAACGTCGAAAAGGCGTTGGATCGTCTGCGCGGCGCTGTCTTGCTCGATGCGGAGTCGCTTTTGTCCATGCCGCGGGAGGTGTTGGCCGACCATCTGCGCCCGGCAGGTTATTACAACCTCAAGGCTGGCCGACTGGCGGCCTTTCTCGCATGGTACTGCGAGCAAGGGGGTTATGCGGCATTGAACGCACTCGAAACGGCCGAACTGCGCTCCGGGCTACTCGGTGTGCACGGCATCGGCCCGGAAACCGCCGACGACATGCTGCTATATGCCTTCGGACGCCCCGTATTCGTCATCGATGCCTACACCCGGCGCCTCTTCGGGCGGCTGGGCATGTTGCCGCCCGACGCGCCATACGAGTCGCTTCGCGGGGCCTTCGAGGCGGCGATTCCGGCGGATGCCAGGCATTACGGCGAATGGCATGCCTTGATCGTGGCACATGCCAAATCGGCATGCCGATCCCGCCCGGTTTGCGCCGAGTGCCCCCTTCGCGGGCTGTGCCCGGCGGCGTTACGTCAGGAGGCGGTTGGCCGGCCTCTATACTCGAACTAA
- a CDS encoding site-2 protease family protein: MNFDQIIQTISIWILPVLFAVTLHEAAHGYVAKRLGDTTAQMLGRLSLNPLRHVDPIGTVAVPLALLVFGTFSGLGSIIFGWAKPVPVNFNNLKHPRRDMAIVAVAGPLANLAMALVWALVMKLGLNFADTANSFFSIPLTLMGQAGIAINISLMILNLLPIPPLDGGRVLSGLLPPVWSDRLDRIEPYGLIILVTLLVTKVLYMIIVPIYVFVANIIYNLFGLPHL, encoded by the coding sequence ATGAATTTTGATCAAATCATACAAACCATCAGCATCTGGATCCTGCCGGTGCTGTTTGCGGTGACTCTGCATGAGGCGGCACATGGCTATGTCGCCAAGCGATTGGGCGATACGACCGCTCAGATGCTGGGTCGTTTGAGCCTCAATCCGCTACGCCATGTCGATCCCATCGGTACGGTGGCAGTGCCTTTGGCTCTGCTGGTGTTCGGAACATTCAGCGGTTTGGGTTCGATCATCTTCGGTTGGGCGAAGCCCGTGCCGGTCAATTTCAACAACCTCAAGCACCCGCGGCGCGACATGGCAATAGTGGCCGTTGCCGGGCCACTGGCCAATCTGGCAATGGCCCTGGTCTGGGCCCTGGTGATGAAGCTCGGTCTGAACTTCGCTGATACGGCCAACAGTTTCTTTTCTATTCCGCTGACCCTGATGGGGCAGGCGGGTATCGCCATCAATATCAGCCTGATGATACTGAACCTACTGCCGATTCCACCGTTGGATGGCGGGCGCGTGCTTTCCGGTCTGCTGCCGCCCGTGTGGTCGGACCGTCTGGACCGCATCGAGCCCTACGGGCTGATCATTCTGGTCACCCTGCTGGTGACAAAAGTGCTGTACATGATCATCGTGCCGATCTATGTATTCGTCGCCAATATCATCTACAACCTCTTCGGTTTGCCGCACTTGTAG